The following proteins are encoded in a genomic region of Magallana gigas chromosome 1, xbMagGiga1.1, whole genome shotgun sequence:
- the Cg_lysoz3 gene encoding lysozyme-like (The RefSeq protein has 1 substitution compared to this genomic sequence), with protein MRNIQNIAVVFAGIFVYCEGTISSRCLRCICEVESGCKAIGCNWDVNSESCGYYQIKQNYWIDCKRPGSSLSWCGDNSTCSTNCVKNYMSRYIKSNGCTANCESYARMHNGGPKACDPNHYMHGRTNNYWRKVQAKGCNSSS; from the exons ATGAGAAACATACAGAATATTGCTGTGGTCTTTGCAGGGCTTTTTGTTTATTGTGAAG gtacCATATCCTCGAGATGTTTGCGGTGTATATGCGAA gtTGAATCAGGGTGCAAAGCGATAGGATGCAACTGGGACGTGAATTCAGAATCATGTGGATATTACCAAATTAAACAGAATTATTGGATCGACTGTAAACGTCCAGGATCAT CTCTCAGCTGGTGTGGTGACAATTCAACCTGCTCTACTAACTGTGTGAAAAACTATATGAGTCGTTACATCAAGTCAAATGGCTGTACTGCAAACTGCGAGAGTTATGCCAGAATGCACAATGGTGGTCCAAAAGCTTGTGATCCTAATCATTACATGCATGGTAGAACCAACAACTACTGGAG